GCAAGCCAAGAGCAAGGCACGCCTTGCCCGCTTCGAAGAGCTATCGTCCAGCGAGTACCAGGCGCGCAACGAGACCAACGAGATCTACATTCCGCCCGGGCCGCGCCTGGGCGATCTGGTTGTCGAAGCCGAGGGGCTGAGCAAGTCGTTCGGCGACAAGCTCCTGTTCGAGGGGCTGAGCTTCAAGCTGCCGCCCGGCGGCATCGTCGGCGTGATCGGGCCCAACGGTGCGGGCAAGACGACGCTCTTTCGCATGCTGACCGGCCAGGAACAGCCCGACGCGGGGACATTGCGGATCGGGGACACGGTGCAGCTCGCCTACGTCGACCAGAGCCGCGACAGCCTGCGTGCGGACAGGACCGTGTGGGAGGAAATCTCCGACGGGCTCGACAACATCCAGGTGGGCAACTATCAGACGTCCAGCCGTGGCTACGTCGCGCGCTTCAACTTCCGCGGCGCCGACCAGCAGAAGCCGGTAGGCGAGCTATCCGGCGGCGAGCGCAACCGGGTGCATCTCGCCACGCTGCTCAAGAGCGGCGGCAACGTCCTGCTGCTGGACGAGCCGACCAACGACCTCGACGTGGAGACGCTGCGCGCGCTGGAAGAGGCGCTGCTGGACTTCCCGGGATGCGCCGTCGTCATTTCGCACGATCGCTGGTTCCTCGACCGGATCGCGACCCACATGCTCGCCTTCGAGGGCGACAGCGGCGTAACGTGGTTCGAGGGCAACTACGCCGACTATGTCGCCCACCGGCGCAAGCGCCTCGGTGACGACGCCGACAACCCGCACAGGATTCGCTACAAGGGGCTTATGGGGTAACACGGATACACCACACCACCCCGGCGCTGCGCGCCACCCCTCCTCATGAGCAGTATTAGCCCGCAGGCGGGCAGGCGCGGCTAAGAAACCTGGTTGGGTTTCTTGAGAGAGGAGGGGAATGCCTTGGTCATTTGCACGCCATCCCTTCTTATGGCAGGAGGGGAATGCCGGAGTCATTTCCCCTCCTGCCAAGGAGGGGCGGGACGTGCGGCTGCACGGACGGGGTGGTCAAGCGCTACCGCGTGAGCACACTCTCGACCCAATCCCACATATAAGCCACCCCGATGCTCACGTTGTCGATCTGGCAGTGGTGATAGCCGCCCTCCTCGCGCGAGAACACCTTGAGCGTCTTGTTCTTCGAGCCGACCGCGTCGAAGCACTTCTGTGCGATCGCAAGCGGGATCTGTTCGTCGCCTTCGCCGTGCACGAGCAGGAACGGGCAGGTGATTTTCTGCACCACGCCGTCGAGCCGAAAACCTTCCAGCCGCTGCATCGCTTCATCGCGCGTATCGACGTTGAAGATCCACAGCAGATGTCGCCAGGGCACCGATAGCGACGGAGAATTGCCCGCATCCAGCTTATCGAAGCGCTCCTTCCACACCTGCCAGTAGTCCCACTGCGCGCCCCACGCCACGCAGCAGGCGAAGCGTTGCTCGAACGCGCAAGCGCGCGGTGCATAGTAGCCGCCGAGACTGATCGCCATGACACCGATGCGCTTGGCATCGATCTCCGGGCGCGCGGCGAGATACTCGTAGGCGGCAGCTGCGTAGCTTTCGGTGTCGTGACGCAGATAGAGACCGCGAAAGCGCACGCTCTCGCCGTTGCCCGGACCGTCGACGATCAGGCACGCGATGCCGCGCGCGACCAGGTCCGGGACGCCCTTGAAATACTGGATCTCCTTGGTGACATCGAAGCCGTCGAAGAACACCATGGCGGGCGCCTTGCCGGACGACCTGCCCGCGACCGGCTCGGCGTGCACGAGCACGGCCGGCAGGCTGCTTCCCTCGAACGGAATCTCGACGTGCTCGATGCGCGGGCGCGCGAGGTTGCGCGCGGCATCCCGGAAGCATTCGACGCCGCGCCGATAGGCATCGAGCCCCTCGCTCTTGGGCTGCAGAAAGCGCTCGCCGACGTGGTAGTAGTTGGCTGCGCGCAGCAGGTACGTGGCCGCGGTCGCCTTGCGTCCCGCGGTGAGATGCGCGCGCCCCGCCGCCTCCACCGCCGCCGCTTCGCGCGCCCACTCGCGAAACCACGCTGCATCGTCGCCCACACGATCGCGCAGGCGCAGCCCAATCCGGTTCACTTCCCCGATTTCCGCTCCGCCCCACGGCGCGGCGTTGAGCCCGATCAACACGCCGTGCGACCAGCGGTAGTCCTGCGGAAAATACATGAAGGACAATTC
This sequence is a window from Betaproteobacteria bacterium. Protein-coding genes within it:
- a CDS encoding prolyl oligopeptidase family serine peptidase → MAPIAQCPWRREAMTASQAARQELSFMYFPQDYRWSHGVLIGLNAAPWGGAEIGEVNRIGLRLRDRVGDDAAWFREWAREAAAVEAAGRAHLTAGRKATAATYLLRAANYYHVGERFLQPKSEGLDAYRRGVECFRDAARNLARPRIEHVEIPFEGSSLPAVLVHAEPVAGRSSGKAPAMVFFDGFDVTKEIQYFKGVPDLVARGIACLIVDGPGNGESVRFRGLYLRHDTESYAAAAYEYLAARPEIDAKRIGVMAISLGGYYAPRACAFEQRFACCVAWGAQWDYWQVWKERFDKLDAGNSPSLSVPWRHLLWIFNVDTRDEAMQRLEGFRLDGVVQKITCPFLLVHGEGDEQIPLAIAQKCFDAVGSKNKTLKVFSREEGGYHHCQIDNVSIGVAYMWDWVESVLTR